The DNA region CGAGCACTCGTAGTTCGAGCCCGGCCAGGGGTTGAACGGGATGAGATTGATCTTCGAGGGGATGCCCTGCAGCAGGCGCACCAGCTCCTTCGCCTCGGCGGGAGAGTCGTTCACGCCCTTCAGCATGACGTATTCGAAGGTCACGCGCTTGGCGTTCGACAGGTCCGGATAGGCGCGGATGGCGTCCAGCAGGTCGGCGATCGGATAGCGCTTGTTGATCGGGACGAGCTCGTCCCTCAGCGCGTCGTTCGTCGCGTGCAGGCTGATCGCCAGCATGGCGCGGGTGCGCTCGCCGAGTTCGGGAATCTTCGGCACGACGCCTGAGGTCGACACGGTGATGCGCCGGCGCCCGATCGAGATGCCGTCCCCGTCGCTGATCACGTCGATCGCATCGGCCACATGGTCGAGATTGTAGAGCGGCTCGCCCATGCCCATGAAGACGATATTGGTGATCTGGCGGTCCTCGTTCGAGGTCGGCCATTCGCCGAGATCGTCGCGCGCGATCATCACCTGGGCGGCGATCTCGGCGGCGGTGAGGTTCCTGACGAGCTTCTGCGTGCCGGTGTGGCAGAACGTGCAATTGAGCGTGCAGCCGACCTGGCTCGACACGCACAGCGCGCCCGACTTGCCGACGGACGGGATGAAGACGGTCTCCGCTTCCACGCCCGGCGCGAAACGGATGAGATATTTGCGCGTGCCGTCCCGGCTGATCTGGCGCTCGACGACTTCGGGCCGGGCCAGCGTGAAGCGCGCCTCCAGCTCGGCGCGCAGCACTTTCGAGACATTGGTCATCGCCTCGAACTCGGTCACGCCATAGTGGTAGATCCAGCGCCAGAGCTGGTCGGCGCGCATCTTCGCCTTCTTCTCCTCGACCAGCCCGGCCTCGATCAGCGCCTCGCGCAATTGCGCGCGCGTCATCCCGGCAAGGCTGGGCTTGCCGGCGGGAGCGGGCCGGTTGGCGGCGGAGAGATCGAGCGCGATGGTCATGGTGGCGCGGATATAGTCGTTTCCGCCGCTTTATGCGAGAGGGCAGGCCGGCAGGCATCACAAGGCTTGAAAAGCGCGGCGCTTGCCAATCAGATGGCCCCCATGAAACTCATCTGCCATCCCCTCACCGCCGAAGCCCCGCCCATCCGCCCCGCCGAGCCGCGCCGGCAGTGGATGGACGACACCCCGGAGAGCTTCGCCTATCGCTGCCTGCCGCTGGCGGTGGCCAACCAGCATGGCTGGGAGGTCTATGCCACGACGGGCTTCACCGCGCGCTGGACCGGCGGGGAACGCGTCGAGGACGTCTCGGTCGTCATGGACGATCCCATGCGGATGAACTATCCGGGCACGCCGCTGGCGAATTTCGGCTCGGGCATCCTCACCTTCGAGATGGGATTCCTGCTGCGCACCCCGCCGGGCTGGAACATCTTCGTCACCGGCCCGCTCAATCATCCCAAGGACGGGATCATGGGCCTGTCGGGCGTGATCGAGACCGACTGGAGCCCGTACTCCTTCACGATGAACTGGCGCTTCACCCGGCCGGGCGAGGTGCGCTTCGAATCGGGCGAGCCGATCGCCCATCTCTTCCCTGTGCGCCGCGACCTGTTCGAGCGCGTGGATACCGAGATCCGCCCGCTGCACACCGATCGCAAGGCCTACGACCAGATGGCCATCTGGCGCGAGAGCCGCTCCGACTTCGCCGGGCGGCTGAAAAGCGGCGACAAGGCCGCCGCCGAGGAGAAATGGCAGAAGGGCTATTATCGCGGCCTGATGCCGGACGGCTCGAAGGGCCCGACCGATCACAAGACGAAATACCGCCCGAAGCCGTTCGCGCCGGGCCAGGCGAGCCCCGGCAAGGGCGGCAAGCGCTAGCGCCGCACCAGCGGCCAGAACAGCTCGCGCTTCCAGGTGACCGGGTCGAGCCCCTCGATGCCGTAGCGTTCGGGATAGCGCCGCGTGATCTTCGCGGTGCCGAACAGCACGTCCCAGAAGAAGAGCAGATTGCCGTAATTGCCCTTGTAATGGGTGACGCCGTCCTCCTTGTGCTGGCCGTGATGGGCGGCATGGGTGGCGGGCGTGGAGATCACCCGTTCCACGAGCCACATGAGGTTTCGCGCCACGGGCAGCCGATACAGCGCCTCGTCCCAGCGCCAGCTGGAATGGGCCCCGAAGATCACGCTCATCTTGACGACGAGATAGACCGCGTAGACCGCCCCGAAACCGAGATGCACCAGGACCGCGCTCGCCCAGATTCCCGGCATCAGGGCGTAGTAGAAGAGGTTGTTGCGGTAGGCGATGCGCACGCTCATGTATCCGCCCGAATGATGGGCGCGGTGCAGGTTGTAGAGCCAGGGGAAGGCATGGCTCGCCCGGTGCCACCAGTATTGCGTCATGTCGTCGGCGACCAGAAGCACGCCGGCCATCGCCCACCAGGGCCAGTGCGACAGCGCGCCCTCGCTGCCCGGCACGATCCGCTCCGCCGCATACGCCGCTCCGTAGAAGATCGCGGGGACCGTGATCAGGATGATGGTCAGCGTCGAGACGAGTTCGATCGCGATGTCGCGGCCGCCCGAGCGGGCCGGATCGTGGAAGCGCCCGGTCAGCGCTTCGAGCGCGCCGAAGCCGAGGAAGATCGCCAGTACGAGAAGCTTGGGGTCCATGGCCGGTCTCTTGCTGTCCGGCACAGCCTAGAGCCGGACCGCTCATAATTTGAAATACTTTCTTCGCATGATTTGATAAGACTGACTTATGATCAGTCTTCGAGAGATGCGCGCGCTCGTCGCGCTCGCCGACCATGCCACGCTGACCGCCGCCGCCGAGGCGCTGGCGGTTTCCCAGCCGGCCCTGACGCAGACCCTGACCGGCCTGGAAGCCCGGCTGGGCGCGCCACTCTTCGACCGCAAGAGGCGGCGCCTGGAATTCACCGATATCGGCCGGAAGGTGCTGGACCGCGCACGCCGGCTCCTGCGCGAGGCGGCCGATCTGGAAGAGGAGGTCGCGCTCCATCGCTCCGGCGCGGCGGGCGCGCTGAAGCTCGGTGTCGGCCCGTTCGTGGAGACCGCCCTGCTGCCCGATGCGCTCGCGCGCTTCTATCGGGCCGGGCGCACGGTGCGCCTCACCGTGCGCTCCGGACCGGCAGCGGCGCTCATCGCGGCGCTGGAGGCCGGCCGGCTCGATCTCGTCGTCGCCGATCTCGACCCGGACGAGGTCCCCGCCGGGATCCTCGTTCGGCCCCTGCCGCCCGAGCCGCTGGGCCTCGCCGTTCGCCCGGACCACCCGGTCCTGACCGGGGCGGCCTCGCCGGCCGGCTTTCCCGGCGCCAGCGCGACCCCGCCCGCGCGCATGCCGAAGACGGTGAGGGCGGCGGGCGAGGCTATCGCTCTGTCGCTGATCTGCGACGACTACGAGGTGCTGGCGCGCGCATGCGCGGTGTCCGACCACATCCTGGTCGCCCCCCGGCGCATCCTCGGACGGCTGTGCGCCGGCACGGGACTGGAGATCCTGGACATCGACCTCGCCCTGCCCCCGGTGCGCCCGGCCATCGCCGTGCGCTCCGGCGCACCGGTCATTCCGGCGCGCGAGGCTCTCGCGGCGGCCTTCGGTTCAGCCTAGCTGCACAGCCGCTCCACCTGCTCCAGCGCTGCGGTGACGCCGGACAGGGAGAATTCGTAGGCCGTCGCGGTGCCGCGCGTCGACATGGCCTCGACCCGCATGGTGTAGCCGCGGCGCATGGCGTCGACGAGGCGCTGCTCGTCGCGCAGCTCCTCCACGAAGCCCTCCTGCTGGGAGACGTACATCTGGTAGCGCGAGGAGCCGACGCGCACGACGGGGGCGTGATCGGGCTGCAGCGCATAGCCGGCCAGGAAGCTCGGCTGCTCCTCGGCGGCGCCGGATGCCCAGGTGGACACCAGGAAATAGACGTCGCCGTGATCGACGCTACCCGGGCGCGAATCGGTCGGGCGGCTGGTGGCGTAGCAGATCCTCTCCTCGCCCTCGCCGCGCGTGAAGACGCGCCAGTCGTTGTGCTCGCCCTGGAAGGCCGGTTCCTGCGCACTCGCGGCTCCGGCTCCGGCCAGGATGAGGCAGGCAGCGCAGGCAGAAAGGCGTCGCATGGAGGAACTCCGTCGGCGGCTTCGGGTTGGTGTTATGCGCCTTCATGCTGGAACAAGCGCTTACGCCCGGTTAAACCGGTGTACCGCGGCGAATTCAAGGCGGGGTTCCGTTCGGGCGCGCGGGCGGGCAGGGTTGGTTTCAGGCATTACGGTCAGATCTTGGCAAATCCATCCTCCTCCGCCGCGCCCGCGCTCGATCGCGACGAACTCGACGGCCTCGTCCTGGCGACCGCAAGGCAGGACCGGGCGGCCTTCGCGCGCCTGTTCGCCTTCTACGCGCCGCGGGTGAAAGCCTATCTGCTGCGCCTGAACTCGTCGGACAGCCTGGCCGAGGAGCTGACCCAGGAGGTGATGCTCACCGTCTGGCGCAAGGCCACCCTGTTCGATCCCGCCCAGGCCTCGGCCTCGACCTGGATCTTCCGCATCGCGAGAAACCGGCGCATCGACGCGGCCCGGCGCGCGGGCAAGCCCGAGCTCGACGGCGAGGACCCAGCCCTCGCCCCCTCGCAGCCGGACAGCCCGGACGCGGCGCTGCTGGCGAGCGAGCAGGCGACCCGCGTCCAGCAGGCGATGGCCGAGCTTCCGGAGGAGCAGATCTCGCTCCTGCGCCTGGCCTTCTTCGACGGGCTCTCCCACCGCGACATCGCCGAACGCATCGGCGTGCCGCTGGGCACGGTGAAGTCGCGCCTGCGCCTGGCATTCGACAAGCTCAGGAAGCGGCTCGACCGCTCCGAGCTATAGAGGGCGGCGATGGCTGTTGCAGATTCTTTCAATGCCGCGCTTGATTCTTCCTCCCGCCGGTCGATATCCGCCCGACGGGACGCCAAAACCATGCTTGTGGGCCTGACGACACCATGACCAACCATCCGCTCGGGGATGAAATCTACGCCGCCTACGCCGCCGGGGCCCTCTCCGGCCCGATGCGCCTGCTCGTCGACACCCAGGCCGAGGTGCGCGCCGAGGTGCGCCGCGAGCGCGACGCCGCCGAGGCGATTGCCGGAGCGCTCCTGGAAAGCGCCGAACCCGCGCCGGTGCGCGACACCTCCCTGCAGGAGGTCTTCGCCGCGATCGAGGCCGAGGAAGCGCGCGCCGGCGAGGCCGGGCCGATCGCGCCGTCGCGCGACGAGACCCGGTCCCGGCGCGCCGCCGAGGCGGCGGGCCGCTCCCTGCGCGAGCTGCTCGATCTGCCCGCCAGCGTGCGCGACCTCGCCCTCGAGAAGGCCGCTTGGAGCTTTGCCGGACCGGGCGTCAAGCGCATGGAACTGCTGCGCGAGGGGCCGGCCAAGGCCGAGCTCATCCGCCTCGAGCCGGGGCGCGGCGTGCCCCACCACGGCCATGACTGCAAGGAGTTCACGCTGGTGCTCACCGGCGCCTTCCACGACGGGTTCGACCGCTTTGGCGCCGGCGAGCTGTGCGCGGCCGATCCCGATCTCGAGCACAAGCCGGTCGCCGAGCCGGGCGAAGTATGCATCGCGCTCGCCGTCACCGACGGACCGCTCGCCTTCACCGGCCCGCTCGGCTGGGTGCAGCGCGCGCTGGACGGGCTTCGCCAGGGCTGAGCGAACCGCGGCAACGCGTCCCTTCCAAATGCGCGCGCGATCGCTAGGCTGAAGCCCATGAAGACAGGACCCCTTTTCAGCGGCGACGTGGTGATCGCCGGGGGCGGCATGGCCGGGCTTTCCCTCGCCATCGCCCTGCACCGGGCCGGGCTTTCGGTCGCGGTGGCCGATGCCATGGCGCTCGAGGCCGGGCTCGCTCCCGAGTTCGACGGTCGGGCGAGCGCGCTCGCCTATACCTCCTGGCGCCTGCTGGAATCGATCGGCGTCGCGCGGCACATGAAGGACAATGTGCAGCGCATCGAGGACATCCTCGTCGTCGACGGCCGGCCCCATGACGGGCTGAAGCCCGGCGGCCCCGGCAGGGGCGAGCTGCATTTCGACCGGCGCGAGATCCATCCCGGCGAGACCGGCGAGCCGCTCGGCTGGATGGCGGAGAACCGCTGGACCCGCGTCGCGCTCGCCAGGACGGCCGAGGAGACCGGCCTGCCCGTCTTCGCCCCGGCCCGGGTCGAGCGGATGAGCCGGGAAGGGCCCCGCGCGCGCCTGCACCTGGAGGACGGCGGCGTGCTGGACGGCGCCGTCGTCATCGCCTGCGACGGCAAGTTCTCCAGGCTGCGCGAGCAGGCCGGCATCCGCACGGTCGGGCGCGAATACGCCCAGAAGGGCCTCGTCACGACGGTCGCGCACGAGCTCCCCCACGAGGGCGTCGCCTACGAGTTCTTCATGCCGGCAGGTCCCTTCGCGATCCTGCCGCTCACCGGAAACCGGTCCAGCCTGGTGTGGACGGAGAAGGCGAAGGCGGCCGACGCGCTCGAGGCCATGGACGCGGACGGCTTCCAGGAGGCGCTGGAGGCCCGCTTCAGCGACTTTCTCGGCAGGCTCACGCCGCAAGGCCCGCGCTGGACCTATCCGCTGGGCCTGAAGATCGCGGAGCGTTTCGTCGACGACCGGCTCGCCCTCGTCGGCGATGCGGCGCGGGCGATCCACCCGATCGCCGGACAGGGCTTCAATCTCGGGCTTCGCGACGCCGCCGCGCTCGCCGAGGTGCTCGTGGACGCCAAGCGCGCCGGGCTCGATCTCGGTTCACCCGGGGTTCTGCAGGGTTACGAACGCTGGAGGAAGGCGGATTCGGCCCTGCTCGGCATCGGCACGGACTTCTTCAACCTGTTCTTCTCCAACGACCATGCGTCCTTGCGCGCCGTGCGCGGGCTCGGCCTCTCGATCGTCGACAGGATCCCGCCGGCGCGGAAATTCTTCATGCGCCAGGCCGGCGGCGAGACCGGCGACCTGCCCACCCTCCTGAAGGGCGAGGCGCTGCGAATCTAGACCTGCCCAAACCTTTGAAGGCCCGG from Marinicauda algicola includes:
- a CDS encoding UbiH/UbiF/VisC/COQ6 family ubiquinone biosynthesis hydroxylase, whose amino-acid sequence is MKTGPLFSGDVVIAGGGMAGLSLAIALHRAGLSVAVADAMALEAGLAPEFDGRASALAYTSWRLLESIGVARHMKDNVQRIEDILVVDGRPHDGLKPGGPGRGELHFDRREIHPGETGEPLGWMAENRWTRVALARTAEETGLPVFAPARVERMSREGPRARLHLEDGGVLDGAVVIACDGKFSRLREQAGIRTVGREYAQKGLVTTVAHELPHEGVAYEFFMPAGPFAILPLTGNRSSLVWTEKAKAADALEAMDADGFQEALEARFSDFLGRLTPQGPRWTYPLGLKIAERFVDDRLALVGDAARAIHPIAGQGFNLGLRDAAALAEVLVDAKRAGLDLGSPGVLQGYERWRKADSALLGIGTDFFNLFFSNDHASLRAVRGLGLSIVDRIPPARKFFMRQAGGETGDLPTLLKGEALRI
- a CDS encoding LysR family transcriptional regulator; amino-acid sequence: MISLREMRALVALADHATLTAAAEALAVSQPALTQTLTGLEARLGAPLFDRKRRRLEFTDIGRKVLDRARRLLREAADLEEEVALHRSGAAGALKLGVGPFVETALLPDALARFYRAGRTVRLTVRSGPAAALIAALEAGRLDLVVADLDPDEVPAGILVRPLPPEPLGLAVRPDHPVLTGAASPAGFPGASATPPARMPKTVRAAGEAIALSLICDDYEVLARACAVSDHILVAPRRILGRLCAGTGLEILDIDLALPPVRPAIAVRSGAPVIPAREALAAAFGSA
- a CDS encoding invasion associated locus B family protein; translated protein: MRRLSACAACLILAGAGAASAQEPAFQGEHNDWRVFTRGEGEERICYATSRPTDSRPGSVDHGDVYFLVSTWASGAAEEQPSFLAGYALQPDHAPVVRVGSSRYQMYVSQQEGFVEELRDEQRLVDAMRRGYTMRVEAMSTRGTATAYEFSLSGVTAALEQVERLCS
- a CDS encoding ChrR family anti-sigma-E factor; protein product: MTNHPLGDEIYAAYAAGALSGPMRLLVDTQAEVRAEVRRERDAAEAIAGALLESAEPAPVRDTSLQEVFAAIEAEEARAGEAGPIAPSRDETRSRRAAEAAGRSLRELLDLPASVRDLALEKAAWSFAGPGVKRMELLREGPAKAELIRLEPGRGVPHHGHDCKEFTLVLTGAFHDGFDRFGAGELCAADPDLEHKPVAEPGEVCIALAVTDGPLAFTGPLGWVQRALDGLRQG
- a CDS encoding sterol desaturase family protein — translated: MDPKLLVLAIFLGFGALEALTGRFHDPARSGGRDIAIELVSTLTIILITVPAIFYGAAYAAERIVPGSEGALSHWPWWAMAGVLLVADDMTQYWWHRASHAFPWLYNLHRAHHSGGYMSVRIAYRNNLFYYALMPGIWASAVLVHLGFGAVYAVYLVVKMSVIFGAHSSWRWDEALYRLPVARNLMWLVERVISTPATHAAHHGQHKEDGVTHYKGNYGNLLFFWDVLFGTAKITRRYPERYGIEGLDPVTWKRELFWPLVRR
- the rlmN gene encoding 23S rRNA (adenine(2503)-C(2))-methyltransferase RlmN → MTIALDLSAANRPAPAGKPSLAGMTRAQLREALIEAGLVEEKKAKMRADQLWRWIYHYGVTEFEAMTNVSKVLRAELEARFTLARPEVVERQISRDGTRKYLIRFAPGVEAETVFIPSVGKSGALCVSSQVGCTLNCTFCHTGTQKLVRNLTAAEIAAQVMIARDDLGEWPTSNEDRQITNIVFMGMGEPLYNLDHVADAIDVISDGDGISIGRRRITVSTSGVVPKIPELGERTRAMLAISLHATNDALRDELVPINKRYPIADLLDAIRAYPDLSNAKRVTFEYVMLKGVNDSPAEAKELVRLLQGIPSKINLIPFNPWPGSNYECSDWETIERFAEIVNRAGYASPIRTPRGRDILAACGQLKSESEKMRASERRALERAAQNASPAETAKAHLYGEGANLA
- a CDS encoding sigma-70 family RNA polymerase sigma factor; translation: MANPSSSAAPALDRDELDGLVLATARQDRAAFARLFAFYAPRVKAYLLRLNSSDSLAEELTQEVMLTVWRKATLFDPAQASASTWIFRIARNRRIDAARRAGKPELDGEDPALAPSQPDSPDAALLASEQATRVQQAMAELPEEQISLLRLAFFDGLSHRDIAERIGVPLGTVKSRLRLAFDKLRKRLDRSEL
- a CDS encoding DUF6065 family protein, giving the protein MKLICHPLTAEAPPIRPAEPRRQWMDDTPESFAYRCLPLAVANQHGWEVYATTGFTARWTGGERVEDVSVVMDDPMRMNYPGTPLANFGSGILTFEMGFLLRTPPGWNIFVTGPLNHPKDGIMGLSGVIETDWSPYSFTMNWRFTRPGEVRFESGEPIAHLFPVRRDLFERVDTEIRPLHTDRKAYDQMAIWRESRSDFAGRLKSGDKAAAEEKWQKGYYRGLMPDGSKGPTDHKTKYRPKPFAPGQASPGKGGKR